In Streptomyces alboniger, the following are encoded in one genomic region:
- a CDS encoding virginiamycin B lyase family protein, with translation MSDSRGPHLHEIRVADEGVGPYGIAAGADGALWLTLNGSGEVARLTVEGEFTRYGLGAPECGPTVITPGPDGALWFARTKDHHIGRVTVDGKTEAFRVPSPGSGPYGITSGPDGALWFTGMNSDRVGRVDADGEIVEFVLPTEGGFPSAIAPGPDGALWFTLNQANAIGRIGTDGHVDLHPLPTEGAGPVGIASDGEALWFVEIMAGQIGRISVDGRIEEFPLPDRTAKPHAIVATEAGDCWFTEWGANRVGRITSTPFQAAVIQEYELPTPSSEPHGITVGPDGALWVALEKGAVVRVAY, from the coding sequence GTGTCAGACAGCCGTGGCCCACACCTCCACGAGATCCGGGTGGCCGACGAGGGAGTCGGTCCGTACGGGATCGCCGCCGGGGCCGACGGCGCCCTGTGGCTCACCCTCAACGGCAGCGGTGAGGTCGCACGCCTCACCGTGGAGGGGGAGTTCACGCGGTACGGCCTCGGGGCACCGGAGTGCGGCCCGACCGTCATCACCCCAGGGCCCGACGGCGCGCTGTGGTTCGCCCGGACCAAGGACCACCACATCGGGCGCGTCACGGTCGACGGCAAGACGGAGGCGTTCCGGGTGCCGTCGCCCGGGAGCGGGCCCTACGGCATCACGTCAGGGCCGGACGGCGCGCTGTGGTTCACGGGGATGAACAGTGACCGGGTGGGCCGCGTGGACGCCGACGGGGAGATAGTGGAGTTCGTCCTGCCGACCGAGGGCGGTTTCCCCTCGGCGATCGCGCCGGGGCCCGATGGCGCGCTGTGGTTCACGCTCAACCAGGCGAACGCGATCGGCCGCATCGGTACCGACGGTCACGTCGACCTCCATCCGCTGCCGACGGAGGGCGCGGGGCCGGTGGGGATCGCCTCCGACGGGGAGGCCCTGTGGTTCGTCGAGATCATGGCCGGGCAGATCGGCAGGATCTCGGTGGACGGCCGGATCGAGGAGTTCCCGCTCCCTGACCGAACCGCGAAGCCGCACGCCATCGTCGCGACGGAGGCCGGGGACTGCTGGTTCACGGAGTGGGGAGCGAACCGCGTCGGCCGCATCACGTCAACGCCCTTCCAGGCGGCGGTGATCCAGGAGTACGAGCTTCCGACGCCGTCGTCCGAACCGCACGGCATCACCGTGGGCCCGGACGGGGCGCTGTGGGTGGCCCTGGAGAAGGGCGCGGTCGTCCGTGTCGCCTACTAG
- a CDS encoding chitosanase translates to MQTPHPAHPTRRTLLTFIGAAALAGPLIASQTATATPAAVSAIGLDDPAKKEIAMKLVCSAENSSLNWKDYYRYIEDIDDGRGYTAGIIGFCSGTGDMLDLVELYTRRKPGNVLAKYLPALREVDGTDSHEGLDPTFVRDWERAAEDAAFQKAQNDERDRVYFNPAVKQGKADGIGVLGQFCYYDAIVMHGDGTDSTSFRNIRKRALRSAKPPVQGGDEVKYLNAFLDARVWAMKQEEAHEDTSRVDTAQRVFLRKRNLNLDPPLDWKVYGDSYHIG, encoded by the coding sequence GTGCAGACCCCCCACCCCGCCCATCCCACCCGCCGCACCCTCCTCACCTTCATCGGCGCCGCCGCCCTCGCGGGCCCGCTCATCGCCTCGCAGACGGCGACGGCGACTCCGGCAGCGGTGAGCGCCATCGGGCTCGACGATCCGGCGAAGAAGGAGATCGCCATGAAACTCGTCTGTAGCGCCGAGAACTCCAGCCTCAACTGGAAGGACTACTACCGCTACATCGAGGACATCGACGACGGCCGCGGCTACACCGCTGGCATCATCGGCTTCTGTTCCGGCACCGGCGACATGCTGGACCTCGTCGAGCTGTACACCCGGCGCAAGCCGGGCAACGTCCTCGCCAAGTACCTGCCCGCCCTGCGCGAGGTCGACGGCACCGACTCGCACGAAGGGCTCGACCCCACCTTCGTACGCGACTGGGAGCGCGCCGCCGAGGACGCGGCGTTCCAGAAGGCGCAGAACGACGAGCGCGACCGCGTCTACTTCAACCCGGCCGTCAAGCAGGGCAAGGCGGACGGCATCGGCGTACTCGGCCAGTTCTGCTACTACGACGCCATCGTGATGCACGGCGACGGCACCGACTCCACCAGCTTCCGCAACATCCGCAAGCGCGCGCTGCGTTCGGCGAAGCCGCCGGTCCAGGGCGGTGACGAGGTGAAGTACCTCAACGCCTTCCTCGACGCGCGCGTCTGGGCGATGAAGCAGGAGGAGGCCCACGAGGACACCAGCCGGGTCGACACCGCGCAGCGGGTGTTCCTCAGGAAGAGGAACCTCAACTTGGACCCGCCGCTGGACTGGAAGGTGTACGGCGACTCGTACCACATCGGCTAG